A genomic region of Janthinobacterium lividum contains the following coding sequences:
- a CDS encoding fumarate hydratase, translating to MTVIKQEDLIESVAAALQYISYYHPADYIEHLARAYAAEQSPAAKDAIAQILTNSRMCAEGKRPICQDTGIVNVFLKIGMGVRFEGFSGTVTDAVNEGVRRAYNFDDNKLRASIVADPHFDRKNTKDNTPAVVHMELVEGNTVDVKVAAKGGGSENKSKMIMMNPSDSLVDWVMKTVPTMGAGWCPPGMLGIGIGGTAEKAMLMAKEVLMEDIDMFELKQRGPQNKLEELRIELCDKINSLGIGAQGLGGLTTVLDVKIMMHPTHAASKPVAMIPNCAATRHGHFVLDGSGPAYMEPPSLSSWPEVHWTPDTEKSKRVDLNTLTKEEVASWTPGQTLLLNGKMLTGRDAAHKRIQDMLAKGEELPVDFKNRVIYYVGPVDPVRDEAVGPAGPTTATRMDKFTDMMLEKTGLIAMIGKAERGPVAIESIQKHQSAYLMAVGGAAYLVSKAIKHAKVLGFADMGMEAIYEFDVVDMPVTVAVDAKGTSVHNTGPKEWQAKIEQLNSVSKIPVTVA from the coding sequence ATGACTGTCATAAAGCAAGAAGACCTGATCGAATCCGTCGCCGCAGCGTTGCAGTACATTAGCTACTACCACCCTGCTGATTACATCGAGCACCTGGCGCGCGCCTACGCGGCCGAGCAAAGCCCGGCGGCAAAAGATGCGATCGCGCAAATCCTGACCAACTCGCGCATGTGCGCGGAAGGCAAGCGTCCTATCTGCCAGGACACGGGTATCGTCAACGTCTTCCTGAAAATCGGCATGGGCGTGCGCTTCGAAGGTTTCAGCGGCACGGTTACCGACGCCGTCAACGAAGGCGTGCGCCGCGCGTACAACTTCGACGACAACAAGCTGCGCGCGTCCATCGTGGCCGACCCGCACTTCGACCGCAAGAACACCAAGGACAACACGCCAGCCGTCGTGCACATGGAACTGGTCGAAGGCAATACCGTCGACGTGAAAGTGGCTGCCAAGGGCGGCGGCTCGGAAAACAAATCCAAGATGATCATGATGAACCCGTCCGACTCGCTGGTGGACTGGGTCATGAAGACCGTGCCGACCATGGGCGCCGGCTGGTGCCCGCCTGGCATGCTGGGCATCGGCATCGGCGGCACGGCTGAAAAAGCCATGCTGATGGCAAAAGAAGTGTTGATGGAAGACATCGACATGTTTGAGCTGAAACAACGCGGCCCGCAGAACAAGCTGGAAGAATTGCGTATCGAACTGTGCGACAAGATCAACTCGCTGGGCATCGGCGCGCAAGGCCTGGGTGGCCTGACGACCGTGCTCGACGTGAAAATCATGATGCACCCGACGCACGCCGCGTCGAAGCCCGTCGCCATGATCCCGAACTGCGCCGCCACGCGCCACGGCCACTTCGTGCTGGACGGCTCGGGCCCAGCCTACATGGAACCGCCATCGCTGTCGTCGTGGCCGGAAGTGCACTGGACGCCGGACACGGAAAAATCCAAGCGCGTCGACCTGAACACCCTGACGAAAGAAGAAGTCGCTTCGTGGACGCCGGGCCAGACCTTGCTGTTGAACGGCAAGATGCTGACGGGCCGCGACGCCGCGCACAAGCGCATCCAGGACATGCTGGCCAAGGGTGAAGAGTTGCCGGTCGATTTCAAGAACCGCGTGATCTACTACGTCGGCCCAGTCGACCCGGTGCGCGATGAAGCCGTCGGCCCGGCCGGTCCGACGACCGCCACGCGCATGGACAAGTTCACCGACATGATGCTGGAAAAAACGGGCCTGATCGCCATGATCGGCAAGGCCGAACGGGGACCAGTGGCCATCGAATCGATCCAGAAACACCAGTCGGCCTATTTGATGGCCGTGGGTGGTGCCGCCTATCTGGTGTCGAAAGCCATCAAGCACGCCAAGGTGCTGGGCTTTGCCGACATGGGCATGGAAGCGATCTACGAATTCGACGTGGTCGACATGCCGGTGACGGTGGCCGTGGATGCGAAAGGCACTTCGGTGCACAACACTGGCCCGAAAGAGTGGCAGGCAAAGATCGAGCAACTCAATAGCGTCAGCAAGATTCCCGTGACGGTCGCTTAA
- a CDS encoding phage tail protein → MPNASLSFEYRFKLNLIVTDYAGDADAIMVALIAWLKVHQLDLMANEETRKHGIAFEVDFNNHETVDISIKLDLTERVAVKAGEAGRLDIKHLAEIQHMPPYADEFWKLYDGETLLAEWRTPEATA, encoded by the coding sequence TTGCCGAACGCCTCCCTCTCCTTCGAATACCGCTTCAAGCTCAATCTGATCGTCACCGACTACGCGGGCGACGCCGACGCCATCATGGTGGCCCTGATCGCCTGGCTGAAAGTCCACCAGCTCGACCTGATGGCCAACGAGGAAACGCGCAAGCACGGCATCGCCTTCGAAGTAGACTTCAACAACCATGAAACGGTGGACATTTCCATCAAGCTGGACCTGACCGAACGCGTGGCCGTCAAGGCCGGAGAGGCGGGCCGCCTCGACATCAAGCACCTGGCCGAAATACAGCACATGCCGCCCTACGCGGACGAGTTCTGGAAGCTGTATGACGGCGAGACGCTGCTGGCCGAATGGCGCACGCCCGAGGCGACAGCATGA
- a CDS encoding recombinase family protein, with translation MATFAYGRVSTKEQTADNQKMEIESAGHQVDYWYADTISGKTSASERPEFAALLAQIRNGETLVVAKLNRLGRDAQDVGATVKLLAARKIAVIVLQLGKLDLTSPAGKMMMTMLAAVAEMERDLLVERTQAGLARAKSEGKTLGRPSKTTAEQRAQIVAKFEQGESVSALARSYNVSRANILGVLK, from the coding sequence ATGGCAACCTTCGCATACGGCCGCGTCAGCACCAAAGAGCAAACCGCAGACAACCAGAAGATGGAAATTGAATCGGCCGGCCACCAGGTCGATTACTGGTATGCGGATACCATCAGTGGCAAGACCAGCGCCAGCGAGCGCCCGGAGTTTGCCGCGCTGCTGGCCCAGATTCGCAATGGCGAAACTCTGGTGGTGGCGAAGCTGAACCGCCTCGGCCGCGACGCGCAGGACGTCGGCGCCACCGTCAAGCTGCTGGCCGCCCGCAAGATTGCCGTCATCGTGCTGCAGCTTGGCAAGCTGGACCTGACTTCGCCAGCGGGCAAGATGATGATGACCATGTTGGCAGCTGTGGCCGAGATGGAGCGCGATTTGCTGGTGGAGCGCACGCAGGCCGGCCTGGCCCGCGCCAAGAGCGAAGGCAAGACGCTGGGGCGGCCGTCGAAGACGACAGCGGAGCAGCGTGCCCAGATTGTCGCCAAGTTCGAGCAGGGCGAGAGCGTTAGCGCGCTCGCCCGTTCGTATAACGTCTCTCGTGCAAATATCTTGGGCGTGCTCAAGTAA
- a CDS encoding DUF2971 domain-containing protein, whose amino-acid sequence MDDDYLAPLAHVLRHALETMENQAVFVTSFSEKPDLLSQWRGYCPGGAGVCIGFNKSEIESHCAQLGYRLEKCVYQHDILRGRIEEIVGDCFANLPQPNISRQQYDNLSSREQAEYAINYHSRLGHILDESAIDEILGEACKKIVMLAPLFKHEGFHEEAEWRIVATEPVGVTLHFRPGPSYLCPYVEVPILKNMTTLREVILGPNPNLQRAQTSVQMMLSFEGFDDVKVNASSLPFNNW is encoded by the coding sequence ATGGACGATGACTATTTGGCCCCCCTTGCCCATGTACTTCGGCATGCTTTGGAAACCATGGAAAATCAGGCAGTATTTGTAACGTCGTTCAGTGAGAAACCTGACCTCTTAAGCCAGTGGCGTGGCTACTGCCCTGGGGGAGCCGGTGTATGTATCGGGTTTAACAAGAGCGAAATAGAGTCGCATTGCGCTCAGTTAGGATATCGTCTAGAAAAATGCGTGTATCAGCACGATATATTGCGGGGACGAATCGAGGAAATTGTAGGCGATTGCTTTGCAAATCTTCCACAGCCTAACATCAGCCGACAGCAATATGACAACCTCAGTTCGCGGGAGCAAGCTGAGTATGCAATTAACTACCATTCCAGACTTGGACATATTCTTGATGAAAGCGCCATCGATGAGATACTTGGCGAGGCATGCAAAAAGATTGTCATGCTTGCACCATTATTCAAGCACGAGGGCTTTCATGAGGAGGCCGAATGGCGGATAGTGGCCACCGAACCCGTCGGAGTTACACTTCATTTCAGGCCCGGGCCGTCATACCTTTGCCCTTATGTCGAGGTTCCTATCTTGAAAAATATGACCACTTTAAGAGAGGTTATACTTGGGCCAAATCCAAACCTTCAAAGAGCTCAGACCTCTGTCCAGATGATGCTTTCGTTTGAAGGATTTGATGACGTGAAAGTTAACGCCTCGTCCCTTCCCTTTAACAACTGGTAA
- a CDS encoding DUF4145 domain-containing protein, which yields MDRTSFHLPFTEQHVPKWPCPTCRNGHLTLAPKTLSYKQTFESSQDQDHEYWEPDWVRYVFSCLFTCSNADCKQAITCCGDGRVNYFEFEDDEHGWRQTTDDVFTPKYFNPPLVLMDIPANCPAEVTANLTKSFALYFADPGAALNCARAAVEALLTALGIKRFTIAKGKRRLIFLHQRIPLLPKKYEELKEMLLAVKWLGNAGSHDGDKLNSGDVRTTYDLLEHALSEIYEGKGKKLKAIAKKVNKKKGPLK from the coding sequence ATGGATCGCACTTCCTTTCATTTGCCATTTACCGAGCAGCACGTCCCAAAATGGCCTTGCCCAACATGCCGCAACGGACACCTTACCTTAGCTCCAAAGACTCTATCGTACAAGCAGACCTTTGAAAGTTCTCAAGATCAAGACCATGAGTACTGGGAGCCCGACTGGGTTAGATATGTCTTCTCATGCCTTTTTACATGTAGCAATGCCGATTGTAAGCAAGCTATTACTTGTTGCGGCGACGGAAGGGTAAACTATTTTGAATTTGAGGACGATGAACATGGATGGAGGCAAACTACCGATGATGTCTTTACGCCAAAGTACTTCAATCCGCCGCTAGTGCTGATGGACATCCCGGCGAATTGTCCCGCTGAAGTAACTGCAAACCTCACCAAATCCTTTGCTCTGTACTTCGCTGATCCTGGTGCTGCGCTGAACTGCGCACGAGCTGCAGTCGAGGCGCTACTAACAGCACTAGGAATTAAGAGATTCACGATCGCCAAGGGAAAGAGGCGATTGATTTTCTTGCACCAAAGAATACCACTCCTTCCTAAAAAATATGAAGAACTAAAGGAAATGCTGTTGGCAGTAAAGTGGCTCGGGAACGCCGGTAGTCACGATGGCGATAAGCTCAATTCTGGAGATGTTCGAACTACTTACGACCTCCTTGAACACGCACTTTCCGAGATATACGAAGGCAAAGGAAAAAAATTGAAAGCTATCGCAAAAAAGGTAAATAAGAAAAAAGGGCCGCTGAAATAA
- a CDS encoding DUF2280 domain-containing protein: MATLPTAVIMHIVIELACFDTPAQVASTVKEKFGLTVSRQRIEAYHPERRAGAKLGVKWRAVFYDTRARLLAELDDIPITCQAYRLRVLERVAAQAESMGNLVLAARIIEQAAREAGQLAQD; this comes from the coding sequence ATGGCGACCCTTCCAACCGCTGTAATCATGCACATTGTCATAGAGCTGGCGTGCTTCGACACGCCCGCCCAGGTGGCCAGCACCGTCAAGGAAAAATTCGGGCTCACCGTGTCACGTCAGCGCATCGAGGCGTACCACCCTGAGCGGAGGGCCGGCGCCAAGCTGGGCGTCAAGTGGCGGGCCGTGTTCTATGACACCAGGGCGCGGCTGCTGGCCGAGCTGGACGATATCCCCATTACCTGCCAGGCATACCGCCTGCGCGTATTGGAGCGGGTAGCTGCACAGGCCGAGAGCATGGGTAACCTGGTGCTGGCCGCTCGCATCATTGAGCAGGCCGCGCGGGAGGCAGGTCAGCTGGCACAGGACTAG
- a CDS encoding phage virion morphogenesis protein — MSDDLHALEAWAGALLAKLQPAQRRAINHKVAIDLRRNQAQRIKAQQGPDGAAYPARKRRKEFKGKNGRIKRQKAAMFAKIRTAKYLKVKATGDQIEVGFFGWVARVARVHQFGKQDRLSKKGPLYKYPERQLLGLAELDRTLIRESLLRHLGKAKVH; from the coding sequence ATGAGCGACGACCTGCACGCTCTCGAAGCCTGGGCCGGCGCCCTGCTGGCCAAGCTGCAGCCGGCCCAGCGCCGCGCCATCAATCACAAGGTTGCCATCGACCTACGCCGCAACCAGGCGCAGCGCATCAAGGCGCAGCAGGGGCCGGATGGCGCCGCCTATCCGGCGCGCAAACGGCGCAAGGAATTCAAGGGGAAGAACGGGCGCATCAAGCGGCAGAAGGCCGCGATGTTCGCCAAGATTCGCACCGCAAAATACCTGAAGGTGAAGGCGACCGGCGACCAGATCGAGGTCGGGTTCTTTGGCTGGGTGGCGCGCGTGGCGCGGGTGCATCAGTTTGGCAAGCAAGACCGCTTGTCGAAAAAAGGGCCACTGTACAAGTACCCGGAGCGGCAGCTGCTGGGCTTGGCTGAACTGGATCGGACTTTGATACGCGAATCACTGCTGCGTCACTTGGGGAAAGCTAAGGTGCATTAA
- a CDS encoding YqhA family protein, which translates to MIDHLPPSSKHTKLHPLSSFIFMSRWLQLPLYLGLILAQCVYVFHFWVELSDLIGAVFGNDAALQHVLTAVAVPGSALPTKLNEATIMLVVLGLIDVVMISNLLIMVIIGGYETFVSRMHLDDHPDQPEWLSHVNASVLKTKLAMAIIGISSIHLLKTFINANSYKMEVIIAQTVIHMVFIISAMAIAYTDRIMTVTQNQARPH; encoded by the coding sequence ATGATCGACCACCTACCACCGTCATCCAAACATACCAAGCTGCACCCGCTGTCCTCCTTCATCTTCATGTCGCGCTGGCTGCAGTTGCCGCTGTACCTGGGCCTGATCCTCGCACAATGCGTGTATGTCTTCCATTTCTGGGTGGAATTGTCCGACCTGATCGGCGCCGTGTTCGGCAATGATGCAGCCCTGCAGCACGTGCTGACGGCCGTTGCCGTGCCGGGCAGCGCCCTGCCGACCAAGCTCAATGAAGCGACCATCATGCTGGTGGTATTAGGCCTGATCGACGTGGTCATGATTTCGAACCTGTTGATCATGGTCATTATTGGCGGCTACGAAACCTTCGTTTCGCGCATGCACCTCGATGACCACCCAGACCAGCCGGAATGGTTGTCGCATGTCAATGCTTCCGTGCTGAAGACGAAATTGGCGATGGCCATCATCGGTATCTCGTCCATCCACCTGTTGAAGACATTTATCAATGCCAATTCCTACAAGATGGAAGTGATCATTGCGCAAACGGTGATCCACATGGTCTTCATCATTTCGGCCATGGCCATTGCGTACACCGACCGCATCATGACGGTAACCCAGAACCAGGCACGACCGCATTAA
- the murI gene encoding glutamate racemase translates to MTSIASNARPDAPIGIFDSGVGGLSVLRHIRAQLPQEDLIYFADSGYAPYGDKTEQQVVDRSLAITAFLLQQGAKALVVACNTATIAAIKALRARYPDLPIVGVEPGLKPAAAISRNGKIAVLATERALRGDKLLALREQVSAATGATFILQPCIGLADRIEQCELGTDPQDATSAMLERYIAPMLEQGVDTLVLGCTHYLFVQDAIERTVRTHTQEQITLVDTGDAVARQLARLLDAASLRRINNDAPRLQGYTTAKVESLAKAFAGLLDLQPPVEHLSV, encoded by the coding sequence ATGACTTCTATTGCAAGCAATGCCCGCCCGGACGCCCCCATCGGCATTTTTGACTCCGGCGTGGGCGGCCTGTCGGTGCTGCGCCATATCCGCGCGCAGCTGCCGCAGGAAGACCTGATTTACTTTGCCGATTCCGGCTATGCGCCGTATGGCGACAAGACGGAACAGCAAGTGGTCGACCGTTCGCTGGCGATCACCGCCTTTTTATTGCAGCAAGGCGCAAAAGCGCTGGTGGTGGCGTGCAACACGGCCACCATCGCCGCCATCAAGGCGCTGCGCGCGCGCTATCCCGACCTGCCCATCGTCGGCGTCGAACCGGGATTGAAACCGGCAGCCGCCATCAGCCGCAATGGCAAGATCGCCGTGCTGGCCACGGAACGCGCCTTGCGCGGCGACAAACTGCTGGCCTTGCGCGAGCAGGTGAGCGCCGCCACGGGCGCCACATTCATCTTGCAGCCCTGCATCGGCCTGGCCGACCGCATCGAACAGTGCGAGCTGGGCACCGATCCGCAGGACGCCACCAGCGCCATGCTGGAACGCTACATCGCCCCCATGCTGGAACAAGGCGTCGACACACTGGTGCTGGGCTGCACGCACTACCTGTTCGTGCAGGACGCCATCGAACGCACGGTGCGCACCCACACGCAGGAACAGATCACCCTGGTGGACACGGGCGACGCCGTGGCGCGCCAGCTGGCCCGTCTGCTCGATGCGGCAAGTTTACGCCGCATCAACAACGACGCGCCACGACTGCAAGGCTACACGACGGCCAAGGTCGAGTCCCTGGCGAAAGCCTTCGCCGGTTTGCTGGACTTGCAGCCGCCCGTCGAACACCTGTCCGTGTGA
- a CDS encoding DUF4224 domain-containing protein: MNYLSATDLAELVGCKPGQRCRMQAWLTKNRWKFEIDARGLPKVARAYHDRKMGITEDATSINYDQAPNLQAFC, translated from the coding sequence ATGAACTACCTGTCCGCAACAGATCTGGCCGAATTGGTCGGCTGCAAGCCTGGCCAGCGCTGCCGCATGCAGGCCTGGCTGACGAAAAACCGCTGGAAATTTGAAATAGACGCACGCGGCCTGCCGAAAGTGGCCCGCGCTTATCACGACCGCAAGATGGGTATAACCGAAGACGCAACCTCAATCAATTATGACCAAGCACCAAACCTCCAAGCCTTCTGCTAA
- a CDS encoding phage baseplate assembly protein V, with amino-acid sequence MNADLSDLLRLLQNLIRLGIIDEVKGAKARVRLGPTLTTEWLNWATSRAGSTRTWSVPTIGEQVIVFSPGGDLTRGVILPALYSQAFDAPETSDSIHTTHYPDGAVVQYDHAAHALTATLPGGTATIPVAATQHRGGAEL; translated from the coding sequence ATGAACGCCGACCTGTCCGACCTCCTCCGCTTGCTGCAAAACCTGATCCGCCTGGGCATCATCGACGAGGTCAAAGGGGCCAAGGCGCGCGTGCGGCTCGGGCCGACCCTAACCACCGAATGGCTGAACTGGGCCACGTCGCGCGCCGGCAGCACGCGCACCTGGTCGGTGCCCACCATCGGCGAACAGGTGATCGTCTTTTCCCCGGGCGGCGACTTGACGCGCGGCGTCATCCTGCCGGCGCTCTACTCGCAAGCGTTTGACGCGCCCGAAACCAGCGACAGCATCCACACCACGCATTACCCCGACGGCGCCGTGGTGCAGTACGACCACGCGGCCCACGCCCTGACGGCCACGCTCCCCGGCGGCACGGCCACCATCCCTGTTGCCGCCACCCAGCATCGTGGAGGTGCTGAGCTTTGA
- a CDS encoding phage tail protein I, whose protein sequence is MADLLPPNATRLERNLARAGALIERVPVPLRDLANPAACPVSALPFLAASFSVDHWEPSWSVSTKRAVIQSAFAVHKQKGTISALRHALAPISAGIRVREWWQTTPPGPRGTFQLDFDVLDSGVTSGMHQEIERLVDEAKPVTRHMTGLAINLGVRGAAQVGAVVHQGDELTIYARTSIEVRAAGLCGTSGMAHTIDTRHSPVPADRRRAGGRVARVPPAVGGVGAQCA, encoded by the coding sequence GTGGCTGATCTACTGCCACCCAACGCGACCCGCCTGGAGCGCAATCTTGCCCGGGCCGGCGCCCTGATCGAGCGCGTGCCCGTGCCGTTGCGCGACCTGGCCAACCCTGCCGCCTGCCCGGTATCTGCCCTGCCCTTCCTGGCCGCCTCGTTCTCGGTAGACCACTGGGAACCCTCCTGGTCCGTCAGCACCAAGCGCGCCGTGATCCAGTCGGCGTTTGCCGTGCACAAACAAAAGGGCACCATCAGCGCCCTGCGCCACGCGCTGGCTCCCATCAGCGCCGGCATCCGCGTGCGCGAATGGTGGCAAACCACCCCGCCCGGCCCGCGTGGCACCTTCCAGCTCGACTTCGATGTGCTCGATAGCGGCGTGACCAGTGGCATGCACCAGGAAATCGAACGGCTGGTGGACGAGGCCAAGCCGGTCACACGGCATATGACCGGCCTGGCCATCAACCTGGGCGTGCGCGGCGCGGCGCAAGTGGGCGCCGTGGTGCACCAGGGCGACGAACTGACGATCTACGCGCGCACGTCGATTGAGGTGCGCGCTGCCGGGCTGTGTGGCACCAGCGGCATGGCGCACACCATCGACACACGGCATTCGCCAGTTCCAGCAGATCGGCGGCGTGCCGGTGGGCGTGTGGCGCGAGTTCCGCCGGCTGTCGGAGGAGTCGGTGCGCAATGCGCCTGA
- a CDS encoding AAA family ATPase, with the protein MMADKHTDGQMAGFTLGREDDAARAARIELDRQGETARQFDRSMQRGERVVKIRCGADIKPLPITWLWPGWGPAGKLTILAGAAGTGKTTLALALASVLTAGGRWPDGSQCKQLGNVLIWSSEDVADDTLVPRLIASGADLARCHFIEGIAQDGESVPFDPSQDIPDLRRAVDAIGGVSLLLIDPIVSAVAGDMHRANDVRRSLQAVVDFADAHGCAVIGITHFAKAGAGKAPQDRVIGSQAFGALARMVLVTAKEEGSNRRVMARAKSNIAPDDGGVAYSLELATIAGGIEATHAVWAGAIEGTAREILGDVEHDDSEGGGERLDAEQFLRDLLADGPLPTRQIKADADGAGYSWATVRRAQKALGVAAIKGGMKEGWTWRL; encoded by the coding sequence ATGATGGCGGACAAACACACAGATGGCCAGATGGCTGGCTTTACCCTGGGCAGGGAGGATGACGCTGCGCGCGCCGCCCGCATCGAGCTGGACCGCCAGGGAGAAACGGCCCGCCAGTTCGACCGGAGCATGCAGCGCGGCGAACGGGTGGTAAAAATCCGGTGCGGGGCCGACATCAAGCCATTGCCCATCACCTGGTTGTGGCCCGGCTGGGGGCCTGCGGGAAAGTTGACCATCCTGGCCGGCGCCGCCGGTACCGGCAAGACTACGCTCGCCCTGGCGCTGGCCTCCGTGCTGACTGCCGGCGGACGCTGGCCAGATGGCAGCCAGTGCAAGCAGCTGGGCAACGTGCTGATTTGGTCGAGTGAGGATGTGGCCGACGATACGCTGGTGCCGCGGCTAATTGCCTCCGGCGCCGACCTGGCGCGCTGCCACTTCATTGAGGGTATCGCGCAGGATGGTGAAAGTGTGCCCTTCGACCCGTCGCAGGACATACCGGACCTGCGCCGCGCAGTTGATGCCATTGGCGGCGTGAGCCTGTTGCTGATAGACCCGATTGTGTCGGCCGTCGCCGGCGACATGCACCGCGCCAATGACGTGCGCCGCAGCCTGCAGGCGGTGGTGGACTTCGCGGACGCTCACGGCTGCGCGGTCATCGGTATCACGCACTTTGCCAAGGCCGGCGCAGGGAAAGCGCCGCAGGACCGCGTTATCGGCTCCCAGGCCTTCGGCGCGCTGGCCCGCATGGTGCTAGTGACTGCGAAGGAAGAGGGCAGCAACCGGCGCGTAATGGCCAGGGCGAAATCGAACATTGCCCCGGATGATGGCGGCGTAGCCTACTCGCTGGAGCTGGCCACCATCGCCGGCGGCATCGAGGCGACGCACGCTGTATGGGCCGGCGCCATCGAGGGCACGGCTCGGGAAATCTTGGGTGACGTCGAGCACGACGACAGCGAGGGCGGCGGTGAGCGCCTGGACGCGGAGCAGTTCCTGCGCGACCTGTTGGCGGACGGGCCATTACCAACGCGCCAAATCAAAGCTGATGCGGACGGTGCTGGTTATTCTTGGGCAACAGTACGGCGGGCACAAAAGGCCCTTGGCGTGGCGGCAATCAAGGGAGGCATGAAAGAGGGCTGGACTTGGCGGCTGTGA